A single Pseudodesulfovibrio aespoeensis Aspo-2 DNA region contains:
- the dapA gene encoding 4-hydroxy-tetrahydrodipicolinate synthase gives MEFRGAFTALSTPFRDGAIDEAAYREFIEWQIEQGIDGLVPCGTTGEAATLTHEEQGRIIRICVEQVKGRLPVIAGAGSNSTKEAIELTSLAKEAGADATLQITPYYNKPTPEGLIAHFKAIADKVSIPFVIYNVPSRTGLNLLPQDLKRIVDAVPQAIAVKEATGNMCQAAQVVEYCGQGFQLLSGDDFTVIPLLSVGGQGVISVISNIMPKAMSDMCRLFMEKDHQGAIDLSLKMAPVIRAMFMETNPIPVKTALRMMGIFPRAEFRLPIVPLRDENVPRLEAVLKEAGLL, from the coding sequence ATGGAATTCAGAGGAGCATTTACCGCTCTCTCTACCCCGTTCAGGGACGGCGCCATTGACGAGGCCGCCTACCGCGAATTCATCGAATGGCAGATCGAGCAGGGCATAGACGGGCTGGTACCCTGCGGCACCACCGGCGAAGCCGCCACCCTGACCCACGAGGAGCAGGGACGCATCATCAGGATATGCGTCGAGCAGGTGAAAGGCCGTCTGCCGGTCATCGCCGGGGCCGGGTCCAACAGCACCAAAGAGGCCATTGAGCTGACCAGCCTCGCCAAAGAGGCCGGTGCGGACGCGACATTACAAATCACGCCCTACTACAACAAACCCACGCCCGAAGGGTTGATCGCCCATTTCAAAGCCATTGCCGACAAGGTTTCGATCCCGTTCGTCATCTACAACGTGCCAAGCCGAACCGGGCTGAACCTGCTGCCCCAGGATCTCAAGCGCATCGTCGATGCCGTGCCCCAGGCCATTGCCGTCAAGGAGGCCACGGGCAACATGTGCCAGGCCGCCCAGGTGGTCGAATACTGCGGCCAGGGGTTCCAGCTCCTGTCTGGCGACGATTTCACGGTCATTCCCCTGCTCTCCGTGGGCGGTCAGGGCGTCATCTCGGTCATCTCCAACATCATGCCCAAGGCCATGAGCGACATGTGCAGGCTCTTCATGGAAAAGGACCACCAGGGAGCCATTGACCTGAGCTTGAAGATGGCCCCGGTCATCCGCGCCATGTTCATGGAGACCAATCCCATACCGGTCAAGACCGCGCTGCGCATGATGGGCATCTTCCCCAGGGCCGAATTCCGCCTGCCCATCGTCCCCCTGCGGGACGAGAACGTCCCCAGGCTCGAAGCAGTGCTCAAGGAAGCCGGGCTCCTGTAG
- a CDS encoding UshA-like (seleno)protein family 2 → MRRILFCLLLAVGLLHCGPAQAQPVLTILYTANTYGTVRPCPSUGGRTLGGVARRATYFFDVHTSEAPRLLVSGGWEFMNPDGTTPDTRVLESLMQAYGLLRYDIGLAGQSEAQTLAGLGIEPEPVRQTAENTPFTVIETASGDRIGFIRFPSLPQGKDIPPQRLIENISRQIRQERASVRLIVALSDWGWVGEREYLAQKPGFVPDILLGSGRGSGVNGRIEANGRCLWVRPYDKGQTVSQIQVQSWPERTASFKWSEPGTIMPTTIGLGDQYDDNPDVSAILQ, encoded by the coding sequence ATGCGACGAATTCTCTTCTGCCTGCTGCTGGCGGTCGGCCTGCTTCATTGCGGTCCCGCGCAGGCGCAACCCGTTCTGACCATCCTCTATACGGCGAACACGTATGGCACTGTCAGGCCATGCCCATCCTGAGGCGGACGAACCCTTGGTGGCGTGGCCCGGCGGGCTACGTATTTTTTTGATGTGCATACATCAGAGGCGCCCAGGCTGCTGGTCTCGGGCGGATGGGAATTCATGAATCCCGATGGCACAACGCCCGACACACGAGTCCTTGAGAGCCTGATGCAGGCCTATGGGCTCCTGCGCTATGACATCGGGCTTGCCGGACAGTCCGAGGCCCAGACGCTGGCCGGCCTGGGAATAGAGCCTGAACCGGTCAGGCAGACCGCTGAAAACACTCCCTTCACCGTGATCGAAACAGCGTCCGGCGATCGGATCGGTTTCATCCGCTTCCCTTCCCTGCCGCAGGGCAAGGACATCCCGCCACAGCGGTTGATCGAGAACATTTCTCGGCAAATCAGGCAGGAGCGCGCCTCGGTGCGCCTGATCGTGGCCCTTTCCGACTGGGGCTGGGTCGGCGAACGCGAGTATCTGGCCCAAAAGCCGGGCTTTGTGCCCGACATCCTGCTGGGCAGCGGGCGCGGTTCCGGTGTCAACGGACGCATCGAGGCCAATGGCCGTTGTCTTTGGGTCCGTCCCTATGATAAGGGACAAACCGTGAGCCAGATCCAGGTCCAGAGCTGGCCGGAGCGCACCGCCTCGTTCAAATGGTCGGAACCGGGCACCATCATGCCGACCACCATCGGCCTTGGCGACCAATATGATGACAACCCGGACGTGAGCGCAATCCTCCAGTAG
- a CDS encoding HU family DNA-binding protein, which translates to MNKSELIKALSEQKKMHVDEATKVVGAFVDSVKEALLRGDRVEIRGFGSFKIKDYEGYTGRNPKTGSVVQVRSKKLPFFRPGKELKEFIND; encoded by the coding sequence ATGAACAAGAGCGAATTGATCAAGGCTCTTTCAGAACAGAAGAAAATGCACGTTGACGAAGCCACCAAGGTGGTCGGAGCCTTCGTCGATTCCGTCAAGGAAGCGCTCCTGCGGGGCGACCGTGTCGAGATCAGGGGCTTTGGCAGCTTCAAGATCAAGGACTACGAAGGCTACACCGGGCGCAACCCCAAGACCGGCAGCGTGGTCCAGGTCCGTTCCAAGAAGCTTCCCTTCTTCCGTCCGGGCAAAGAGCTGAAAGAGTTTATCAACGATTAG